A segment of the Candidatus Andeanibacterium colombiense genome:
GCCCGAATCCCACCCGACCACCGCCCGCCGCGGAGTCGCGCCCGATTGCAACCGCACGATCAGCGCCTGCACCTCGACCAGCACCGGGCGCGTGCCTTCCAGCGCCGGGAACACCGCGCTGCCGGCCAGCGGTTCGTCATTGCCCGACAGGAACAGCAGCGACGGATTGGCGACTTCCTCCAGCCCGGCCCCTGCCATCGCGAACACGCCGATCTCGTCGACCGCGCCGAAGCGGTTCTTGAGCGCGCGCAGGATCCGGTATTGGTGGCTGCGCTCGCCCTCGAAGGCCATCACCACATCGACCATATGTTCGAGCACGCGCGGCCCGGCGATCGAGCCGTCCTTGGTCACATGGCCGACCAGCACCAGCGCGGTGCCGTTCTCTTTCGCATAGCGGATCAGTTCGAACGCGCAGCCGCGCACCTGGCTGACCGTGCCGGGAGCACCTTCGATCTGGTCGGAATGCATCGTCTGGATCGAATCGATCACCAGCAGCGCCGGCGGCTCCATCCCGCCGAGCGTGGTCAGGATGTCGCGCACCGAGGTCACCGAAGCGAGCCGGATCGGCGCATCGCCAAGACCCAGCCGATGCGCGCGCATCCGAACCTGCCCGGAAGCTTCCTCGCCGCTGATATAGACCGCCTCCGCGCCCGAGCGCGCGATCTGCGCCGCGGCCTGGAGTAGCAGCGTCGATTTGCCGATCCCCGGATCGCCGCCCATCAGCACCGCCGAGCCCGGCACCAGCCCGCCGCCGAGCGCCCGGTCGAACTCTGCCAGGCCGGTCGGTCGCCGCACCGGCATCTCGCCCGGCGCATTCATGTTGACGAAGGCGAACGGCCGCCCGCCGCCGGACAGGTCGTGCTTGGCCGAAAACACCGTCGCCGGCGCTTCCTCGGTCAGCGTGTTCCATTCCGCACAGTCGGCGCATTGCCCTTGCCAGCGGTGCGTCACGCTCCCGCAAGCCTGGCAGACATATCGGCGTTTCGCTTTGGCCATCGGCGTTCCAGTATAGGGAACATAAGTGGAACGCAACCATGCTCTCCCTGCCCCGCCCGACATGGACCAGGCATGGGTCATCATGGCGTCCCTGCGTCGGCGAGCCTGCCACGAAGGGTTGATGAGCTTCGGCATGGCACGGCGTTTCGGCGCGAGGCCTACGGGTGCCGCTGCCATGATGCGTCAAATGGTCTGGCCGCCGGATATTTCGATGCGCTGGCCGTTGACCCAGCGACTGTCGGGGCCGAGCAGGCTCGCCACCATCGGACCGATATCGTCGGGCAGGCCGACGCGGCCGAGCGCCGTCATGCCGGCGAAGGTGCTGTTATAGTCGGGGATGTCGCGAACCGCGCCGCCGAGGAAGTCGGTCTCGATCGCGCCCGGTGCGACCGTGTTGGCGGTAATGCCACGCGCGCCGAGTTCCCTCGCCATGTAGACGGTGAGGATTTCCACCGCGCCCTTGGCGGCCGAATAGGCCGAGAAGCCGGGGAATGACACGCGGGTCAGGCCCGACGAGAAATTGATGATGCGGCCGCCATCGGCCAGCATCGGCAACAGAGCCTGGGTCAGGAAGAATACTCCTTTCACGTGGACGGCGAACAAGCTGTCGAACTGCGCTTCGGTGGTGGCGGCAAAGTCCGCCATTTCGCCGTGGCCGGCATTGTTGACGAGATGGTCGAGCGTATCCCGGCCCCAAATGGTGGTCAGTGCGCCGCGCAGCGCCTCGACGAAGGTGGGAAAGGTCGGGATCTGGCCGGTGTCGAGCCGCAACGCGACGGCCTTGCGACCAAGCGCCTCGATCTCGGCGACGACCGCATCGGCATTGTCCTTGCCGCTACGATAGGTGAGAATCACGTCGCCGCCATGACGGGCGATGCTGATCGCGGTGTTGCGGCCGAGGCCGCGGCTGCCGCCGGTCACGAGAGAGATGGTAGTCATGGATGCCTCCGGTTGATGAAGCCGACCTTATGCCTCGGGTGTCCCTGCAGGTGTTGCGCGATTGTCCGTAAGGCTTGCCTGATTGTCCTGCCGCGTTGTCAAGATGGCGCGGCACCCATATCAAGGACGCATGCACGACCAGCTTCTCGATCATGCCCGGCGCTATGCCGATGCCCACGCCGATCGCAGCGGGATCGCGACGACGCCGGTCGAGGGTTTGGCGATCTTGCGGGAAACGGCGCCGACCATGTTGCAATATGCCGTGTCGAAACCCCTGGTGGCACTGGTGCTGCAAGGCGGCAAGCGCGTGACGATGGGCAGCCGGACGTTCGACTTCGGGGCAGGCGAATCGCTCCTCATCACCACCGACGTGCCGACCGTCAGCCAGATCACGAGCGCCAGCAGGGCGTTGCCTTATTATTCGCTGGTCCTCGAACTCGACCCGGCCATCATCGCCGGTCTGGTGGACGAGGTCGGCGCGGTGCCGTTCGAAACGGATCAGCCGGTGCGGGTCGATCCAACCGCGACCGAGGTCGCGGACGCGGCCTTGCGGCTGCTTCGCTTGCTCGATCGGCCCGGCACGCTCGCGGTGCTGGGACCGCAGCTCAGCCGTGAGCTGCACTATTGGCTGTTGAACGGGCGACATGGGGGTGCCATCCGCGCGCTCGGCGTCACCGACAGCCATGCGCAGCGTATCGGCCGTGCGGTGGCCATGCTGCGGGACCATTATGCGGAACCGGTGAAAGTCGAGACGCTGGCCGAAGCGGCAGGCATGAGCCTCTCCGCCTTCCACGTTCATTTTCGCGGCATCACCTCGATGTCGCCGCTCCAATTTCAAAAGCAGCTTCGCCTGATCGAGGCGAGGCGTCGAATGCTCGCGTCGGGTGAAACCATCGGCAATGCCGCTTATGGCGTGGGTTACGAGAGCGTGCCGCAGTTCACGCGCGAATATGGCCGCATGTTCGGGCAACCGCCTGCCCGCGATATCCGCCACGCCCGCGCGCAGATGGTTGCTGCCGGTTAACGCGGTCCAAGCAAACTGCGCTCCGGAGCCCCATCGGCACCGGACCTGAATACCGCCACACCCGCGAGGGCGAACGTTTGTCCTTTGCGGGGGGGGATCGCGCTGCATCACGCGATCACGAAAAGGGTTAATTGCCAAGCCGCTGCCGAAGCGTCAAACACCCTCACCATGCGCCAGAAAGAACTTCGCATCGCGCTCATCTGTTACGGCGGGGTGAGCCTTGCCGTCTACATGCACGGGGTGACGAAGGAGCTGTGGAAGCTCACCCGCGCGAGCCGGGCGATCCATGCGGAGACCGATTGCGCCGAAGGCAGCGAGACGGTCTATTTCGAGTTGCTGCAGCACCTGCGCGAGCGGCGCGAGCTGATCCTGCGGGTGCTGCCGGATATTCTCACCGGGGCGAGCGCGGGTGGAATCAACGCGGTGTTCCTCGCCCAGGCGATTCATTCGGGCCAGTCGCTCGAACCATTGACCGAATTATGGCTCGATCATGCGGATGTCGACAAGCTGCTCGATCCCGAGGCGCACAAGCTGACCCGGATGGCGAAGTTCTGGGCGCCTTCGGTGGTCGAATTCATGTTCAGCCGGCCGGGCAATGCGGTCAACGAAAGCGTCGCGCCCGAGACCCGCGAGCAGGTCAGAAAGAAGCTCGGCAGCTTCGTGAAGTCGCGCTGGTTCGCCCCGCCCTTCTCCGGGATCGGTTTCGCGGGGCTGATCGCCGATGCATTGCAGGCGATGTCGAAGGCGCAGCTCGGCGCGCCGCTGCTGCCGCCCGGCCATCCGCTCGACCTGTTCGTGACCTCTACCGATTTCGGCGGCTATATCGAATTGCTGCGGCTCAACAGCCCGCCGATCGTGCAGGAAAGCGAGCACCGCCTGCCGCTCGGCTTCCGCTCGCGGACCCCGCTGGAACCCGGCAAGCCGCTCGCCCATCCGCTTGAACTGGTGTTCGCCGCGCGGTCGACCGCGAGCTTCCCGGGCGCATTTCCGCCGATGAAGGTCGAAGAGATCGATGCGCTGGCGGCACAACGCAAGCTCGCCTGGCCCGGGCGCGATGCATTCCTCGAACGGATCATGCCCGCCCATGTCCGCAACAAGGATGTCGACAAGGTCTCGCTGATCGACGGATCGGTGCTGGTCAACGCGCCGTTCTCTGAAGCGATGGGGGCGCTCAAGGGCCGCCCGGCCCAGCGCGAGACCGACCGGCGGTTCGTCTATATCGATCCGCGGCCCGACCGGCGCGGGCGCATCCGGCCCGACGACGACGAGGAGATCGGCTTTTTCCGCGCGATCTTCGGTTCGATCTCGGCGATCCCGCGCGAGCAGCCGATCCGCGACAACCTCGAAATCCTTGCCGCGCAATCGCGCGAGGCCGAGCGGTTGGCGCTGATCGCCGCCGCCTTGCGCCCCGAGGTCGAACGCACGGTCGATCGAATCTTCGGGCGGACCTTCTTCATCGATCACCCGAGCGCCAGGCGCCTCGCCAACTGGCGCAACAAGGCGCAGCAGGAGGCGGCCGAGCGCGCCGGCTATGCGTTCCATTCCTATGCCCAGACCAAGTTCGCCGGGGTGATCGAGCGCCTCGCGGAGATCGTGTTCCACCACGCGCCGGGCCTGCTGCTGCACGATGCCTCCGCGATCGCGGAACGGCTGCGCGAAGAGCTGGAGGCGCGCGGGCTCGGCACTTTGGTCGAACCGCTCGGCGGCGCCACTCCGGCCGCGATGCAGTTCTACCGCGAGCACGACATCGGCTTCCGCATCCGCCGGCTGCGCCTGCTCGCCCGGCGCCTGTCGCGCGACTGGGAAGACGATCCGGACATCGCCGATGCCGACCGCGACGCGGCGCGCGAGATGATCTACAAGGGCCTCGCGCTGTGCTTTGCGCGCGAAGGTCCCGCGACGCTGGGCGACGAGTTCAAGCCGCTGGCCGAAAAGGTGCTCGACGATCCGGGGGCGGTGCTCGATGTGCTGGCGGAGATGCGCGGGCTGATCGCGCTCGACACCGAGATCGACCGGATGCTGGCCGAAGCGCTCGCGCGGATGCCCAAGCCGCTGCGCCGCCGCATCCTGTTCGCCTATCTCGGCTTTCCGTTCTACGACGTCGCGACCCTTCCGCTGCTGCGCAACGAGGGCCTGACTGAATTCGATCCGATCAAGGTCGATCGGATCTCGCCCCACGATGCGACCTCGATCCGTTCGGGCGGTACGCTGGCAACTTTGCGCGGGGTGGAATTTTACAATTTCGGCGCATTCTTCAGCCGCGCCTATCGCGAGAACGACTATCTTTGGGGTCGGCTCCACGGGGCGGAGCGGATGGTCGATCTGGTCTGCTCGACGGTCGATGGCGCGCTCGCCGACGAGGAGATCGCGCGGTTCAAGCAGCGCATCTTCCTCGCGATCCTTGACGAGGAGGAGCCACGACTGTTGGCGGACAAGACCCTAGTTCAGGGGATCCGCAAGGAAGTGCTGGCGATGAAGCTCAGCGGTTGAAGCGCTTCACCAATGCGTCGGCGATCGCGGTGACATCGGCCACGGTCTTGTCGAATGCGCTCTCTTTGGCGAAATAGGGATCGGCGACCGACTGGCCCGCCCGGCCCGCTACACAGTCCAGCATCAGCGCGATCTCGGCGATCGACCCATGGGGCACCACCTGCCGGACCGATTTGAGCACCCCGCGGTCCGCCGCGAAGATATGGGTAAAGCGCAGGAAATCGTCCGGCCCGATCTGGCGCGAGCGGCAGCCGGAGATGTCGAGTCCGTGGCGCTCGGCCGCCGCGAAGGCGCGCAGGTCGGGCACCTTGCCGATGTGGTAGGACGAGGTCGCAGCGGAATCGATTTCGAGAACCAGTCCCGCCTGAGCGGCCGCGCGCCGCATCGCTGCCTCCGCGAGTGGAGACCGGATGATGTTACCAAGGCAGACGAACAGCAGCGCGGGCTTCACGCACGCTAGACGGTCAGTCGGTGAGATCGTTCCACGCGTGCTTGAGCTTGGCGAAGAAGCCGGCGCTTTCGGGGCATTCCTCGCCGGTCTCGGTATCCTGGAATTCGCGCAGGATTTCCTTCTGGCGGGCGGTCAGCCTGGTCGGGGTCTCGACCATGATTTCGACCACCAGATCGCCGCGCCCGCGTCCTTGCAGAACCGGCATGCCGGTGCCGCGCTTGCGCAATTGCTTGCCCGACTGGATACCGGCCGGGATCTCGATCGTGCTGATCGCTCCATCGAGCCCCGGAATCTCGACCTTGCCGCCCAGCGCCGCGTTGGTGAAGCTGATCGGGATGCGGGTGAACAGGTCGGTGCCTTCGCGTTCGAACACCGCATGCTGCTTAACATGGATGAAGATGTAGAGATCGCCCGGAGGCGCACCGTGCGGCCCGGCCTCGCCCTTGCCCGACAGGCGGATGCGGGTGCCGTTGTCGACGCCCGGCGGGATCGCGACCTCGAGCTTCTGCAATTCATCCACCCGGCCTTCGCCGCGGCATTTGCGGCACGGGTTTTCGATCACCTGGCCGCTGCCGTGGCAGGTCGGGCACGGGCGTTCGATCACGAACAAGCCCTGCTGCGCGCGGACCTTCCCGCGCCCGCCGCAGAGGTTGCAGGTGCGCCGGCCGGTGCCGGGTTCGGCGCCGGTGCCGTCGCAAGGCTGGCACGCGACCGAGATTTCGACCTCGATCTCGGTATCCTTGCCGTGGAATGCTTCCTCGAGGCTGATCTGCATGTCGTAGCGCAGATCGGCGCCGCGCCGGGGCCGCTGGCGCGCGCCGCCCCCGAATGCGTTGCCGAAGATCGTTTCGAAGATGTCGCCGATATCGCCGAAGTCCTGCGCGCCGCCGTAACCGCCGCCGCCGCCGCCGTTCTGGAACGCGGCATGGCCGAAGCGGTCGTAAGCCGCGCGCTTCTGCGGATCCTTCAGGCAATCATAGGCTTCGCTGATCGCCTTGAACTTGGCTTCGGCCTCTTGATCCCCCGGGTTGCGATCCGGGTGACATTGCATCGCCAGCCGCCGGTAAGACGTCTTGATCGTCTTGTCGTCGGCCGTCCGCTCTACTTCGAGCAGTTCGTAATAGTCGATCTGGGTGCTCACTGTGCCGTCCCTAAACTAGTCCGCCGCCGGAGCGCGAAGCACCGGCGGCGGCCTGGTTTTCCATCGCGGGCTCAGCCCTTGTTGTCTTCGTCGACTTCGGAGAACTCGGCGTCGACCACATCTTCCTGCGGAGCCGCTTCTTCGGCGCCGTCGGAGGAACCGCCCGAAGCCTGCTCCTTCTCGTAGATCGCCTGGCCCATCTTCATCGCGAGCTCGGTCAACGCCTGGGTCTTGGTGTTGATCGCGTCGGTGTCGCCGCTGTCGAGCGCGGTCTTGGCTTCGGCGATCGCCGCTTCGATCTGGCCCTTGAGCTCGGCGTCGATCTTGTCGCCGTTCTCGGAGAGCTGCTTCTCGGTGGCATGGACGAGGCTGTCAGCGTTGTTCTTCGCCTCGGCCCCGGCGCGCCGCTTCTTGTCTTCTTCGGCGAACTTCTCGGCATCGCGAACCATCTGGTCGATGTCGTTGTCAGAGAGCCCGCCAGAGGCCTGGATGCGGATCTGCTGTTCCTTGCCGGTGCCCTTGTCCTTGGCACTGACATTCACGAGCCCGTTCGCGTCGATGTCGAAGGTCACCTCGATTTGCGGCACGCCGCGCGGAGCGGACGGGATACCGACCAGGTCGAACTGGCCGAGCAGCTTGTTGTCCGCGGCCATTTCGCGCTCGCCCTGGAACACGCGGATGGTCACCGCCTGCTGGTTGTCCTCGGCGGTCGAATAGACCTGCGTCTTCTTGGTCGGGATCGTGGTGTTGCGGTCGATCATGCGGGTGAACACGCCGCCGAGCGTCTCGATGCCGAGCGACAGCGGAGTCACGTCGAGCAGCAGCACGTCCTTGACGTCCCCCTGCAGCACGCCCGCCTGGATCGCGGCGCCCATCGCGACGACTTCGTCGGGGTTCACGCCGGTGTGCGGTTCCTTGCCGAAGAAGTCCTTCACCGCTTCGCGCACCTTGGGCATGCGGGTCATGCCGCCGACCAGCACGACCTCGTCGATGTCCTTGGCGGTCAGGCCGGCATCGGCCAACGCCTTCTTCATCGGCTCCTTGGTGCGCTCGATCAGCTTCGAAACCATTTTCTCGAGATCCGAGCGGGTGATCGTTTCGACCAGGTGCAGCGGCGTGGTGCTGCCGCCTTCCATGCGCGCGGTGATGAACGGCAGGTTGATCTCGGTCGTCTGCGCGCTCGACAGCTCGATCTTCGCCTTCTCGGCGGCTTCCTTGAGCCGCTGGAGGGCCAGCTTGTCGGTCGTCAGGTCCATGTTTTCCTTCTTCTTGAAGGAGTCGGCGAGATATTCGACGATCGCGCTGTCGAAATCCTCACCGCCGAGGAAGGTGTCGCCATTGGTTGACTTCACCTCGAACACGCCGTCGCCGATCTCGAGGATCGAGACGTCGAAAGTGCCGCCGCCAAGATCGTAGACCGCGATGGTCTTGCCGTCGGCCTTCTCGAGGCCATAGGCGAGCGCGGCCGCGGTCGGCTCGTTGATGATGCGGAGCACTTCGAGGCCCGCGATCTGCCCGGCGTCCTTGGTCGCCTGGCGTTGCGCGTCGTTGAAGTAGGCCGGAACGGTGATGACCGCCTGGGTGACCGTCTCGCCGAGATAGCTCTCGGCGGTTTCCTTCATCTTCTGCAGGATGAAGGCCGAGATCTGGCTGGGCGAATAATCTTCGCCGCCGGCCGAGACCCAGGCATCGCCGTTCTTGCCCTTCACGATGTGGTACGGAACCAACTCGGTGTCCTTCTTGGTCACCGGGTCGTCGAAGCGGCGGCCGATCAGGCGCTTCACCGCGAAAATCGTGTTGTCACCATTGGTAACCGCCTGGCGCTTGGCCGGCTGGCCGATCAGGCGCTCACCATCCTTGGTGAAGGCGACGATCGAGGGGGTGGTGCGCGCCCCTTCCGAATTCTCGATGACCTTGGGCTTGCCCCCATCCATCACAGCCACGCAGCTGTTGGTGGTTCCGAGGTCGATACCGATTACTTTGGCCATTACTTCCCATCCTGTGCTTCAAAAATGTTGGACACCGCACTTTCGCTTCCCAGTCTCTGGCGAAACGGATCGGCGGCTCGGGTAACGCATTACTGAAGCGCGATATAGGTGCGGTTTCCCTTGGCACAAGGTTTGTCGACGACTAGAAATTCCGAAGTTTTCCAAAGGAACACCCATGAAATCCGCCATTCTTGCCGCCCTCGCCCTTACTATTGCGGGTGGCGGGCTCGCTTCCTGCAAGGATGGCGGCGCGCAGCCTTCACAATCGGCGCCCGAAGCGCCCGCCGGGATTTCGGCGGCGGACGGCCGGCTGGTGCTGCCGGCGGTAAAGGGGAACCCGGGTGCGGTCTATTTCGACATCACCAACAATGGCGACAAGGATACCGCGATCGCCGGTGCCTTCGTCGATGGGGCGAAGAGCGCGATGCTGCACACTTCGGTGATGAGCGGGGGGATGAGTTCGATGCAAGACATGGACCAGATCCCGCTCGCCAAGGGCGCGACGGTCAGCTTCGCGCCGGGCGGCAATCACGTGATGGCGATAAATCTCGATCCGGCGCTCACTGCCGGGGGCACCACCGAGGTGACCGTGACTCTAGCCAGCGGCGACAAGGTCAGCTTCCAGGCCAAGGTGCTCGCCGCCGGGGACGCGCGCTGAGCGCAGCCTGCCCGGCCGGAGG
Coding sequences within it:
- a CDS encoding AraC family transcriptional regulator, with the protein product MHDQLLDHARRYADAHADRSGIATTPVEGLAILRETAPTMLQYAVSKPLVALVLQGGKRVTMGSRTFDFGAGESLLITTDVPTVSQITSASRALPYYSLVLELDPAIIAGLVDEVGAVPFETDQPVRVDPTATEVADAALRLLRLLDRPGTLAVLGPQLSRELHYWLLNGRHGGAIRALGVTDSHAQRIGRAVAMLRDHYAEPVKVETLAEAAGMSLSAFHVHFRGITSMSPLQFQKQLRLIEARRRMLASGETIGNAAYGVGYESVPQFTREYGRMFGQPPARDIRHARAQMVAAG
- the dnaK gene encoding molecular chaperone DnaK is translated as MAKVIGIDLGTTNSCVAVMDGGKPKVIENSEGARTTPSIVAFTKDGERLIGQPAKRQAVTNGDNTIFAVKRLIGRRFDDPVTKKDTELVPYHIVKGKNGDAWVSAGGEDYSPSQISAFILQKMKETAESYLGETVTQAVITVPAYFNDAQRQATKDAGQIAGLEVLRIINEPTAAALAYGLEKADGKTIAVYDLGGGTFDVSILEIGDGVFEVKSTNGDTFLGGEDFDSAIVEYLADSFKKKENMDLTTDKLALQRLKEAAEKAKIELSSAQTTEINLPFITARMEGGSTTPLHLVETITRSDLEKMVSKLIERTKEPMKKALADAGLTAKDIDEVVLVGGMTRMPKVREAVKDFFGKEPHTGVNPDEVVAMGAAIQAGVLQGDVKDVLLLDVTPLSLGIETLGGVFTRMIDRNTTIPTKKTQVYSTAEDNQQAVTIRVFQGEREMAADNKLLGQFDLVGIPSAPRGVPQIEVTFDIDANGLVNVSAKDKGTGKEQQIRIQASGGLSDNDIDQMVRDAEKFAEEDKKRRAGAEAKNNADSLVHATEKQLSENGDKIDAELKGQIEAAIAEAKTALDSGDTDAINTKTQALTELAMKMGQAIYEKEQASGGSSDGAEEAAPQEDVVDAEFSEVDEDNKG
- the dnaJ gene encoding molecular chaperone DnaJ, whose amino-acid sequence is MSTQIDYYELLEVERTADDKTIKTSYRRLAMQCHPDRNPGDQEAEAKFKAISEAYDCLKDPQKRAAYDRFGHAAFQNGGGGGGYGGAQDFGDIGDIFETIFGNAFGGGARQRPRRGADLRYDMQISLEEAFHGKDTEIEVEISVACQPCDGTGAEPGTGRRTCNLCGGRGKVRAQQGLFVIERPCPTCHGSGQVIENPCRKCRGEGRVDELQKLEVAIPPGVDNGTRIRLSGKGEAGPHGAPPGDLYIFIHVKQHAVFEREGTDLFTRIPISFTNAALGGKVEIPGLDGAISTIEIPAGIQSGKQLRKRGTGMPVLQGRGRGDLVVEIMVETPTRLTARQKEILREFQDTETGEECPESAGFFAKLKHAWNDLTD
- a CDS encoding copper chaperone PCu(A)C; the encoded protein is MKSAILAALALTIAGGGLASCKDGGAQPSQSAPEAPAGISAADGRLVLPAVKGNPGAVYFDITNNGDKDTAIAGAFVDGAKSAMLHTSVMSGGMSSMQDMDQIPLAKGATVSFAPGGNHVMAINLDPALTAGGTTEVTVTLASGDKVSFQAKVLAAGDAR
- a CDS encoding low molecular weight phosphotyrosine protein phosphatase: MRRAAAQAGLVLEIDSAATSSYHIGKVPDLRAFAAAERHGLDISGCRSRQIGPDDFLRFTHIFAADRGVLKSVRQVVPHGSIAEIALMLDCVAGRAGQSVADPYFAKESAFDKTVADVTAIADALVKRFNR
- a CDS encoding SDR family oxidoreductase, whose amino-acid sequence is MTTISLVTGGSRGLGRNTAISIARHGGDVILTYRSGKDNADAVVAEIEALGRKAVALRLDTGQIPTFPTFVEALRGALTTIWGRDTLDHLVNNAGHGEMADFAATTEAQFDSLFAVHVKGVFFLTQALLPMLADGGRIINFSSGLTRVSFPGFSAYSAAKGAVEILTVYMARELGARGITANTVAPGAIETDFLGGAVRDIPDYNSTFAGMTALGRVGLPDDIGPMVASLLGPDSRWVNGQRIEISGGQTI
- the radA gene encoding DNA repair protein RadA, which produces MAKAKRRYVCQACGSVTHRWQGQCADCAEWNTLTEEAPATVFSAKHDLSGGGRPFAFVNMNAPGEMPVRRPTGLAEFDRALGGGLVPGSAVLMGGDPGIGKSTLLLQAAAQIARSGAEAVYISGEEASGQVRMRAHRLGLGDAPIRLASVTSVRDILTTLGGMEPPALLVIDSIQTMHSDQIEGAPGTVSQVRGCAFELIRYAKENGTALVLVGHVTKDGSIAGPRVLEHMVDVVMAFEGERSHQYRILRALKNRFGAVDEIGVFAMAGAGLEEVANPSLLFLSGNDEPLAGSAVFPALEGTRPVLVEVQALIVRLQSGATPRRAVVGWDSGRLAMLLAVLEARCGLNFSSAEVYLNIAGGYRLSDPAADLAVAAALMSALADKPLPANSVWFGEISLAGEIRPVAHGGLRLREAVKLGFDKGHGPCEGCDSPKAMRFDPLKRVSNLVDRVMGSA
- a CDS encoding patatin-like protein — encoded protein: MRQKELRIALICYGGVSLAVYMHGVTKELWKLTRASRAIHAETDCAEGSETVYFELLQHLRERRELILRVLPDILTGASAGGINAVFLAQAIHSGQSLEPLTELWLDHADVDKLLDPEAHKLTRMAKFWAPSVVEFMFSRPGNAVNESVAPETREQVRKKLGSFVKSRWFAPPFSGIGFAGLIADALQAMSKAQLGAPLLPPGHPLDLFVTSTDFGGYIELLRLNSPPIVQESEHRLPLGFRSRTPLEPGKPLAHPLELVFAARSTASFPGAFPPMKVEEIDALAAQRKLAWPGRDAFLERIMPAHVRNKDVDKVSLIDGSVLVNAPFSEAMGALKGRPAQRETDRRFVYIDPRPDRRGRIRPDDDEEIGFFRAIFGSISAIPREQPIRDNLEILAAQSREAERLALIAAALRPEVERTVDRIFGRTFFIDHPSARRLANWRNKAQQEAAERAGYAFHSYAQTKFAGVIERLAEIVFHHAPGLLLHDASAIAERLREELEARGLGTLVEPLGGATPAAMQFYREHDIGFRIRRLRLLARRLSRDWEDDPDIADADRDAAREMIYKGLALCFAREGPATLGDEFKPLAEKVLDDPGAVLDVLAEMRGLIALDTEIDRMLAEALARMPKPLRRRILFAYLGFPFYDVATLPLLRNEGLTEFDPIKVDRISPHDATSIRSGGTLATLRGVEFYNFGAFFSRAYRENDYLWGRLHGAERMVDLVCSTVDGALADEEIARFKQRIFLAILDEEEPRLLADKTLVQGIRKEVLAMKLSG